The proteins below come from a single Haemorhous mexicanus isolate bHaeMex1 chromosome 20, bHaeMex1.pri, whole genome shotgun sequence genomic window:
- the PIK3R6 gene encoding phosphoinositide 3-kinase regulatory subunit 6 isoform X3 produces MDSSELESDILRRVRALLRELDGHHPSCQSDRGMLRWTLHKRMDQNPRTSCVLVSILVKELERAERGDLRHYIIPLLHTLMYTLIQAPCIPDELCARVYDFCKRLLTLPKPFCTIGLDYASRLQVERTAPGTLYQRMVISEQSLRSAPLPCQDSRIFIFADPELLPEAICKALATDTEAAQVSQSPRGCMSCVVTHALQAALGDTCDSHGLRARLQALPPGDVEHWFQQVVAAVEGSEGGSDRGQHTARLERIYHGLLGSSPAGNAPQEGLQGTPLPSPNISFHRWTEDEQLWKELVLFLRPLSQSCEPECLGQELEPVEMPDMLPGCGCCGQSRFSVLSTDSGIERDLPAPEEPCAPCAAERSRLHRKGGIKKKPSPLDSVAFLQAGSGKPPGKPPGRAGMPAEPAGPLQRLHTARVVLLGDDRILGRLAQAFHSLRKREARRVFLTPRLDLQFYHIPVVPGQPQPSAAAEHAGPEELCEVAGYLGRADPWYESNINTLCHMIPRLATMPSRALVTDLFLTDVIAYYARMGTQPVCFQVHSVKVLFQDPAQDPAEDVFLTELLTQVQDSPSHRELSTTKRKSTLDGPGMDLTVTYRRVVLSERQKELALSLRSTGLLMKAIPAEEAEGLGCLTVTITEIIRTSNLAGRSFSAVAHRFRTRSIKVRSPEQRPFTVRLDKDSRRTYRDVIGLEVSPCLEPSYCLQKTRTTKSSPQETEDVGLVKFLPKSLLLPINTFAGVIP; encoded by the exons atGGACAGCTCAG agctggagtcGGACATCCTGCGGCGGGTGCGGGCGCTGCTGCGGGAGCTGGACGGGCACCACCCCTCCTGCCAGAGCGACCGAG GAATGCTGCGCTGGACCCTGCACAAGAGAATGGACCAGAACCCCAGAACCAGCTGTGTCCTGGTCAGCATCCTGgtgaaggagctggagagg GCAGAGCGAGGGGACCTCCGGCACTACATCATTCCCCTGCTGCACACGCTGATGTACACCTTGATCCAG gctccctgcatccctgacgagctctgtgccagggtttATGACTTCTGCAAGAGGCTGCTGACCCTGCCCAAGCCCTTCTGCACCATCGGGCTGGACTATGccagcaggctgcaggtggagagGACAGCCCCAG GGACCCTGTACCAAAGGATGGTCATCTCCGAGCAGAGCCTGCGCAGcgcccccctcccctgccaggacag CAGGATTTTCATCTTTGCTGACCCCGAGCTGCTGCCCGAAGCCATCTGCAAGGCGCTGGCCACCGACACGGAGGCAGCGCAGGTGTCCCAGAGCCCGCGGGGCTGCATGAGCTGCGTGGTCACCCACGCCCTGCAGGCGGCCCTGGGTGACACTTGCGACAGCCACGGCCTCAGGGCCCGCCTCCAG gccCTGCCCCCGGGGGACGTGGAGCACTGGTTCCAGCAGGTGGTGGCAGCCGTGGAGGGCAGCGAGGGGGGCTCGGACCGGGGCCAGCACACGGCGCGGCTGGAGAGGATCTACCACGGCCTCCTGGGCTCCTCGCCCGCAG GGAATGCTccccaggaagggctgcaggggacccctctgcccagccccaacaTCAGCTTCCACCGGTGGACAGAGGATGAGCAGCTCT ggaaggagctggtgcTGTTCCTGCGGCCGCTGTCGCAGAGCTGCGAGCCCGagtgcctggggcaggagctggagcccgTGGAGATGCCGGACATGCTCCCGGGCTGCGGCTGCTGCGGCCAGAGCCGCTTCTCGGTGCTGTCCACGGACAGCGGCATCGAGCGGGACCTGCCCGCGCCGGAGGAGCCGTGCGCGCCCTGCGCCGCCGAGCGCTCCCGGCTGCACAGGAAGGGCGGCATCAAGAAAAAGCCGTCCCCGCTGGACAGCGTGGCCTTCCTGCAGGCTGGCAGCGGAAAGCCCCCCGGGAAGCCCCCCgggagggcagggatgcccGCCGAGCCCGCGGGCCCGCTCCAGAGGCTGCACACCGCCCgcgtggtgctgctgggggacGATCGCATCCTGGGCCGCCTGGCACAAGCCTTCCACTCCCTCAG GAAGCGGGAGGCCCGCCGAGTGTTCCTGACGCCCAGGCTGGACCTGCAGTTCTACCACATCCCCGTGGTgccggggcagccccagccctcggctgctgct gagcacgCTGGCCCCGAGGAGCTGTGCGAGGTGGCCGGGTacctgggcagggctgaccCCTGGTACGAGAGCAACATCAACACCCTGTGCCACATGATCCCCAGGCTGGCCACCATG cccagcagggccctggtgACCGACCTGTTCCTCACCGACGTCATCGCCTACTACGCCCGCATGGGCACGCAGCCCGTCTGCTTCCAGGTGCACTCTGTCAAG GTCCTGTTCCAGGACCCAGCCCAGGACCCAGCTGAGGACGTGTTCCTGACGGAGCTgctgacccaggtgcaggacaGCCCCTCCCACAGAG agctgagcacgACCAAGAGGAAAAGCACCCTGGATGGGCCTGGCATGGATCTCACAGTGACCTACAGGAGG GTTGTGCTCAGTGAGCGGCAGAAGGAGCTGGCCCTGTCCCTGCGCTCCACAGGCCTGCTGATGAAAGCCATCCCTGCTGAGGAGGCTGAAG GCCTGGGCTGCCTGACTGTGACCATCACTGAAATCATCAGGACCAGCAACTTGGCAGGACGCTCGTTCTCA GCTGTGGCACACAGGTTCAGAACTCGCAGCATCAAGGtcaggagcccagagcagagacCCTTCACAGTGCGGCTGGACAAGGACAGCAGGAGAACCTACAGGGACGTGATCGG CCTGGAGGTGTCTCCCTGCCTCGAGCCCAGCTACTGCCTGCAGAAGACGAGGACCACCAAATCCAGCCCTCAGGAAACAGAGGACGTGGGGCTGGTGAAATTCCTGCCCaagtctctgctgctgcccatcaACACTTTTGCAGGAGTCATCCCGTGA
- the PIK3R6 gene encoding phosphoinositide 3-kinase regulatory subunit 6 isoform X1 — MDSSELESDILRRVRALLRELDGHHPSCQSDRGMLRWTLHKRMDQNPRTSCVLVSILVKELERAERGDLRHYIIPLLHTLMYTLIQAPCIPDELCARVYDFCKRLLTLPKPFCTIGLDYASRLQVERTAPGTLYQRMVISEQSLRSAPLPCQDSRIFIFADPELLPEAICKALATDTEAAQVSQSPRGCMSCVVTHALQAALGDTCDSHGLRARLQALPPGDVEHWFQQVVAAVEGSEGGSDRGQHTARLERIYHGLLGSSPAGNAPQEGLQGTPLPSPNISFHRWTEDEQLWKELVLFLRPLSQSCEPECLGQELEPVEMPDMLPGCGCCGQSRFSVLSTDSGIERDLPAPEEPCAPCAAERSRLHRKGGIKKKPSPLDSVAFLQAGSGKPPGKPPGRAGMPAEPAGPLQRLHTARVVLLGDDRILGRLAQAFHSLRKREARRVFLTPRLDLQFYHIPVVPGQPQPSAAAEHAGPEELCEVAGYLGRADPWYESNINTLCHMIPRLATMPSRALVTDLFLTDVIAYYARMGTQPVCFQVHSVKVLFQDPAQDPAEDVFLTELLTQVQDSPSHRELSTTKRKSTLDGPGMDLTVTYRRGTARALPGRCPCPQVVLSERQKELALSLRSTGLLMKAIPAEEAEGLGCLTVTITEIIRTSNLAGRSFSAVAHRFRTRSIKVRSPEQRPFTVRLDKDSRRTYRDVIGLEVSPCLEPSYCLQKTRTTKSSPQETEDVGLVKFLPKSLLLPINTFAGVIP, encoded by the exons atGGACAGCTCAG agctggagtcGGACATCCTGCGGCGGGTGCGGGCGCTGCTGCGGGAGCTGGACGGGCACCACCCCTCCTGCCAGAGCGACCGAG GAATGCTGCGCTGGACCCTGCACAAGAGAATGGACCAGAACCCCAGAACCAGCTGTGTCCTGGTCAGCATCCTGgtgaaggagctggagagg GCAGAGCGAGGGGACCTCCGGCACTACATCATTCCCCTGCTGCACACGCTGATGTACACCTTGATCCAG gctccctgcatccctgacgagctctgtgccagggtttATGACTTCTGCAAGAGGCTGCTGACCCTGCCCAAGCCCTTCTGCACCATCGGGCTGGACTATGccagcaggctgcaggtggagagGACAGCCCCAG GGACCCTGTACCAAAGGATGGTCATCTCCGAGCAGAGCCTGCGCAGcgcccccctcccctgccaggacag CAGGATTTTCATCTTTGCTGACCCCGAGCTGCTGCCCGAAGCCATCTGCAAGGCGCTGGCCACCGACACGGAGGCAGCGCAGGTGTCCCAGAGCCCGCGGGGCTGCATGAGCTGCGTGGTCACCCACGCCCTGCAGGCGGCCCTGGGTGACACTTGCGACAGCCACGGCCTCAGGGCCCGCCTCCAG gccCTGCCCCCGGGGGACGTGGAGCACTGGTTCCAGCAGGTGGTGGCAGCCGTGGAGGGCAGCGAGGGGGGCTCGGACCGGGGCCAGCACACGGCGCGGCTGGAGAGGATCTACCACGGCCTCCTGGGCTCCTCGCCCGCAG GGAATGCTccccaggaagggctgcaggggacccctctgcccagccccaacaTCAGCTTCCACCGGTGGACAGAGGATGAGCAGCTCT ggaaggagctggtgcTGTTCCTGCGGCCGCTGTCGCAGAGCTGCGAGCCCGagtgcctggggcaggagctggagcccgTGGAGATGCCGGACATGCTCCCGGGCTGCGGCTGCTGCGGCCAGAGCCGCTTCTCGGTGCTGTCCACGGACAGCGGCATCGAGCGGGACCTGCCCGCGCCGGAGGAGCCGTGCGCGCCCTGCGCCGCCGAGCGCTCCCGGCTGCACAGGAAGGGCGGCATCAAGAAAAAGCCGTCCCCGCTGGACAGCGTGGCCTTCCTGCAGGCTGGCAGCGGAAAGCCCCCCGGGAAGCCCCCCgggagggcagggatgcccGCCGAGCCCGCGGGCCCGCTCCAGAGGCTGCACACCGCCCgcgtggtgctgctgggggacGATCGCATCCTGGGCCGCCTGGCACAAGCCTTCCACTCCCTCAG GAAGCGGGAGGCCCGCCGAGTGTTCCTGACGCCCAGGCTGGACCTGCAGTTCTACCACATCCCCGTGGTgccggggcagccccagccctcggctgctgct gagcacgCTGGCCCCGAGGAGCTGTGCGAGGTGGCCGGGTacctgggcagggctgaccCCTGGTACGAGAGCAACATCAACACCCTGTGCCACATGATCCCCAGGCTGGCCACCATG cccagcagggccctggtgACCGACCTGTTCCTCACCGACGTCATCGCCTACTACGCCCGCATGGGCACGCAGCCCGTCTGCTTCCAGGTGCACTCTGTCAAG GTCCTGTTCCAGGACCCAGCCCAGGACCCAGCTGAGGACGTGTTCCTGACGGAGCTgctgacccaggtgcaggacaGCCCCTCCCACAGAG agctgagcacgACCAAGAGGAAAAGCACCCTGGATGGGCCTGGCATGGATCTCACAGTGACCTACAGGAGG ggcactgccagggcactgccaggacgCTGCCCTTGCCCACAGGTTGTGCTCAGTGAGCGGCAGAAGGAGCTGGCCCTGTCCCTGCGCTCCACAGGCCTGCTGATGAAAGCCATCCCTGCTGAGGAGGCTGAAG GCCTGGGCTGCCTGACTGTGACCATCACTGAAATCATCAGGACCAGCAACTTGGCAGGACGCTCGTTCTCA GCTGTGGCACACAGGTTCAGAACTCGCAGCATCAAGGtcaggagcccagagcagagacCCTTCACAGTGCGGCTGGACAAGGACAGCAGGAGAACCTACAGGGACGTGATCGG CCTGGAGGTGTCTCCCTGCCTCGAGCCCAGCTACTGCCTGCAGAAGACGAGGACCACCAAATCCAGCCCTCAGGAAACAGAGGACGTGGGGCTGGTGAAATTCCTGCCCaagtctctgctgctgcccatcaACACTTTTGCAGGAGTCATCCCGTGA
- the PIK3R6 gene encoding phosphoinositide 3-kinase regulatory subunit 6 isoform X4 has protein sequence MLRWTLHKRMDQNPRTSCVLVSILVKELERAERGDLRHYIIPLLHTLMYTLIQAPCIPDELCARVYDFCKRLLTLPKPFCTIGLDYASRLQVERTAPGTLYQRMVISEQSLRSAPLPCQDSRIFIFADPELLPEAICKALATDTEAAQVSQSPRGCMSCVVTHALQAALGDTCDSHGLRARLQALPPGDVEHWFQQVVAAVEGSEGGSDRGQHTARLERIYHGLLGSSPAGNAPQEGLQGTPLPSPNISFHRWTEDEQLWKELVLFLRPLSQSCEPECLGQELEPVEMPDMLPGCGCCGQSRFSVLSTDSGIERDLPAPEEPCAPCAAERSRLHRKGGIKKKPSPLDSVAFLQAGSGKPPGKPPGRAGMPAEPAGPLQRLHTARVVLLGDDRILGRLAQAFHSLRKREARRVFLTPRLDLQFYHIPVVPGQPQPSAAAEHAGPEELCEVAGYLGRADPWYESNINTLCHMIPRLATMPSRALVTDLFLTDVIAYYARMGTQPVCFQVHSVKVLFQDPAQDPAEDVFLTELLTQVQDSPSHRELSTTKRKSTLDGPGMDLTVTYRRGTARALPGRCPCPQVVLSERQKELALSLRSTGLLMKAIPAEEAEGLGCLTVTITEIIRTSNLAGRSFSAVAHRFRTRSIKVRSPEQRPFTVRLDKDSRRTYRDVIGLEVSPCLEPSYCLQKTRTTKSSPQETEDVGLVKFLPKSLLLPINTFAGVIP, from the exons ATGCTGCGCTGGACCCTGCACAAGAGAATGGACCAGAACCCCAGAACCAGCTGTGTCCTGGTCAGCATCCTGgtgaaggagctggagagg GCAGAGCGAGGGGACCTCCGGCACTACATCATTCCCCTGCTGCACACGCTGATGTACACCTTGATCCAG gctccctgcatccctgacgagctctgtgccagggtttATGACTTCTGCAAGAGGCTGCTGACCCTGCCCAAGCCCTTCTGCACCATCGGGCTGGACTATGccagcaggctgcaggtggagagGACAGCCCCAG GGACCCTGTACCAAAGGATGGTCATCTCCGAGCAGAGCCTGCGCAGcgcccccctcccctgccaggacag CAGGATTTTCATCTTTGCTGACCCCGAGCTGCTGCCCGAAGCCATCTGCAAGGCGCTGGCCACCGACACGGAGGCAGCGCAGGTGTCCCAGAGCCCGCGGGGCTGCATGAGCTGCGTGGTCACCCACGCCCTGCAGGCGGCCCTGGGTGACACTTGCGACAGCCACGGCCTCAGGGCCCGCCTCCAG gccCTGCCCCCGGGGGACGTGGAGCACTGGTTCCAGCAGGTGGTGGCAGCCGTGGAGGGCAGCGAGGGGGGCTCGGACCGGGGCCAGCACACGGCGCGGCTGGAGAGGATCTACCACGGCCTCCTGGGCTCCTCGCCCGCAG GGAATGCTccccaggaagggctgcaggggacccctctgcccagccccaacaTCAGCTTCCACCGGTGGACAGAGGATGAGCAGCTCT ggaaggagctggtgcTGTTCCTGCGGCCGCTGTCGCAGAGCTGCGAGCCCGagtgcctggggcaggagctggagcccgTGGAGATGCCGGACATGCTCCCGGGCTGCGGCTGCTGCGGCCAGAGCCGCTTCTCGGTGCTGTCCACGGACAGCGGCATCGAGCGGGACCTGCCCGCGCCGGAGGAGCCGTGCGCGCCCTGCGCCGCCGAGCGCTCCCGGCTGCACAGGAAGGGCGGCATCAAGAAAAAGCCGTCCCCGCTGGACAGCGTGGCCTTCCTGCAGGCTGGCAGCGGAAAGCCCCCCGGGAAGCCCCCCgggagggcagggatgcccGCCGAGCCCGCGGGCCCGCTCCAGAGGCTGCACACCGCCCgcgtggtgctgctgggggacGATCGCATCCTGGGCCGCCTGGCACAAGCCTTCCACTCCCTCAG GAAGCGGGAGGCCCGCCGAGTGTTCCTGACGCCCAGGCTGGACCTGCAGTTCTACCACATCCCCGTGGTgccggggcagccccagccctcggctgctgct gagcacgCTGGCCCCGAGGAGCTGTGCGAGGTGGCCGGGTacctgggcagggctgaccCCTGGTACGAGAGCAACATCAACACCCTGTGCCACATGATCCCCAGGCTGGCCACCATG cccagcagggccctggtgACCGACCTGTTCCTCACCGACGTCATCGCCTACTACGCCCGCATGGGCACGCAGCCCGTCTGCTTCCAGGTGCACTCTGTCAAG GTCCTGTTCCAGGACCCAGCCCAGGACCCAGCTGAGGACGTGTTCCTGACGGAGCTgctgacccaggtgcaggacaGCCCCTCCCACAGAG agctgagcacgACCAAGAGGAAAAGCACCCTGGATGGGCCTGGCATGGATCTCACAGTGACCTACAGGAGG ggcactgccagggcactgccaggacgCTGCCCTTGCCCACAGGTTGTGCTCAGTGAGCGGCAGAAGGAGCTGGCCCTGTCCCTGCGCTCCACAGGCCTGCTGATGAAAGCCATCCCTGCTGAGGAGGCTGAAG GCCTGGGCTGCCTGACTGTGACCATCACTGAAATCATCAGGACCAGCAACTTGGCAGGACGCTCGTTCTCA GCTGTGGCACACAGGTTCAGAACTCGCAGCATCAAGGtcaggagcccagagcagagacCCTTCACAGTGCGGCTGGACAAGGACAGCAGGAGAACCTACAGGGACGTGATCGG CCTGGAGGTGTCTCCCTGCCTCGAGCCCAGCTACTGCCTGCAGAAGACGAGGACCACCAAATCCAGCCCTCAGGAAACAGAGGACGTGGGGCTGGTGAAATTCCTGCCCaagtctctgctgctgcccatcaACACTTTTGCAGGAGTCATCCCGTGA
- the PIK3R6 gene encoding phosphoinositide 3-kinase regulatory subunit 6 isoform X2: MDSSELESDILRRVRALLRELDGHHPSCQSDRGMLRWTLHKRMDQNPRTSCVLVSILVKELERAERGDLRHYIIPLLHTLMYTLIQAPCIPDELCARVYDFCKRLLTLPKPFCTIGLDYASRLQVERTAPGTLYQRMVISEQSLRSAPLPCQDRIFIFADPELLPEAICKALATDTEAAQVSQSPRGCMSCVVTHALQAALGDTCDSHGLRARLQALPPGDVEHWFQQVVAAVEGSEGGSDRGQHTARLERIYHGLLGSSPAGNAPQEGLQGTPLPSPNISFHRWTEDEQLWKELVLFLRPLSQSCEPECLGQELEPVEMPDMLPGCGCCGQSRFSVLSTDSGIERDLPAPEEPCAPCAAERSRLHRKGGIKKKPSPLDSVAFLQAGSGKPPGKPPGRAGMPAEPAGPLQRLHTARVVLLGDDRILGRLAQAFHSLRKREARRVFLTPRLDLQFYHIPVVPGQPQPSAAAEHAGPEELCEVAGYLGRADPWYESNINTLCHMIPRLATMPSRALVTDLFLTDVIAYYARMGTQPVCFQVHSVKVLFQDPAQDPAEDVFLTELLTQVQDSPSHRELSTTKRKSTLDGPGMDLTVTYRRGTARALPGRCPCPQVVLSERQKELALSLRSTGLLMKAIPAEEAEGLGCLTVTITEIIRTSNLAGRSFSAVAHRFRTRSIKVRSPEQRPFTVRLDKDSRRTYRDVIGLEVSPCLEPSYCLQKTRTTKSSPQETEDVGLVKFLPKSLLLPINTFAGVIP; encoded by the exons atGGACAGCTCAG agctggagtcGGACATCCTGCGGCGGGTGCGGGCGCTGCTGCGGGAGCTGGACGGGCACCACCCCTCCTGCCAGAGCGACCGAG GAATGCTGCGCTGGACCCTGCACAAGAGAATGGACCAGAACCCCAGAACCAGCTGTGTCCTGGTCAGCATCCTGgtgaaggagctggagagg GCAGAGCGAGGGGACCTCCGGCACTACATCATTCCCCTGCTGCACACGCTGATGTACACCTTGATCCAG gctccctgcatccctgacgagctctgtgccagggtttATGACTTCTGCAAGAGGCTGCTGACCCTGCCCAAGCCCTTCTGCACCATCGGGCTGGACTATGccagcaggctgcaggtggagagGACAGCCCCAG GGACCCTGTACCAAAGGATGGTCATCTCCGAGCAGAGCCTGCGCAGcgcccccctcccctgccaggacag GATTTTCATCTTTGCTGACCCCGAGCTGCTGCCCGAAGCCATCTGCAAGGCGCTGGCCACCGACACGGAGGCAGCGCAGGTGTCCCAGAGCCCGCGGGGCTGCATGAGCTGCGTGGTCACCCACGCCCTGCAGGCGGCCCTGGGTGACACTTGCGACAGCCACGGCCTCAGGGCCCGCCTCCAG gccCTGCCCCCGGGGGACGTGGAGCACTGGTTCCAGCAGGTGGTGGCAGCCGTGGAGGGCAGCGAGGGGGGCTCGGACCGGGGCCAGCACACGGCGCGGCTGGAGAGGATCTACCACGGCCTCCTGGGCTCCTCGCCCGCAG GGAATGCTccccaggaagggctgcaggggacccctctgcccagccccaacaTCAGCTTCCACCGGTGGACAGAGGATGAGCAGCTCT ggaaggagctggtgcTGTTCCTGCGGCCGCTGTCGCAGAGCTGCGAGCCCGagtgcctggggcaggagctggagcccgTGGAGATGCCGGACATGCTCCCGGGCTGCGGCTGCTGCGGCCAGAGCCGCTTCTCGGTGCTGTCCACGGACAGCGGCATCGAGCGGGACCTGCCCGCGCCGGAGGAGCCGTGCGCGCCCTGCGCCGCCGAGCGCTCCCGGCTGCACAGGAAGGGCGGCATCAAGAAAAAGCCGTCCCCGCTGGACAGCGTGGCCTTCCTGCAGGCTGGCAGCGGAAAGCCCCCCGGGAAGCCCCCCgggagggcagggatgcccGCCGAGCCCGCGGGCCCGCTCCAGAGGCTGCACACCGCCCgcgtggtgctgctgggggacGATCGCATCCTGGGCCGCCTGGCACAAGCCTTCCACTCCCTCAG GAAGCGGGAGGCCCGCCGAGTGTTCCTGACGCCCAGGCTGGACCTGCAGTTCTACCACATCCCCGTGGTgccggggcagccccagccctcggctgctgct gagcacgCTGGCCCCGAGGAGCTGTGCGAGGTGGCCGGGTacctgggcagggctgaccCCTGGTACGAGAGCAACATCAACACCCTGTGCCACATGATCCCCAGGCTGGCCACCATG cccagcagggccctggtgACCGACCTGTTCCTCACCGACGTCATCGCCTACTACGCCCGCATGGGCACGCAGCCCGTCTGCTTCCAGGTGCACTCTGTCAAG GTCCTGTTCCAGGACCCAGCCCAGGACCCAGCTGAGGACGTGTTCCTGACGGAGCTgctgacccaggtgcaggacaGCCCCTCCCACAGAG agctgagcacgACCAAGAGGAAAAGCACCCTGGATGGGCCTGGCATGGATCTCACAGTGACCTACAGGAGG ggcactgccagggcactgccaggacgCTGCCCTTGCCCACAGGTTGTGCTCAGTGAGCGGCAGAAGGAGCTGGCCCTGTCCCTGCGCTCCACAGGCCTGCTGATGAAAGCCATCCCTGCTGAGGAGGCTGAAG GCCTGGGCTGCCTGACTGTGACCATCACTGAAATCATCAGGACCAGCAACTTGGCAGGACGCTCGTTCTCA GCTGTGGCACACAGGTTCAGAACTCGCAGCATCAAGGtcaggagcccagagcagagacCCTTCACAGTGCGGCTGGACAAGGACAGCAGGAGAACCTACAGGGACGTGATCGG CCTGGAGGTGTCTCCCTGCCTCGAGCCCAGCTACTGCCTGCAGAAGACGAGGACCACCAAATCCAGCCCTCAGGAAACAGAGGACGTGGGGCTGGTGAAATTCCTGCCCaagtctctgctgctgcccatcaACACTTTTGCAGGAGTCATCCCGTGA
- the PIK3R6 gene encoding phosphoinositide 3-kinase regulatory subunit 6 isoform X5, with protein sequence MPAGCRWRGQPQSLLRPRSGEQPGRPEGCAASRCLCPPGTLYQRMVISEQSLRSAPLPCQDSRIFIFADPELLPEAICKALATDTEAAQVSQSPRGCMSCVVTHALQAALGDTCDSHGLRARLQALPPGDVEHWFQQVVAAVEGSEGGSDRGQHTARLERIYHGLLGSSPAGNAPQEGLQGTPLPSPNISFHRWTEDEQLWKELVLFLRPLSQSCEPECLGQELEPVEMPDMLPGCGCCGQSRFSVLSTDSGIERDLPAPEEPCAPCAAERSRLHRKGGIKKKPSPLDSVAFLQAGSGKPPGKPPGRAGMPAEPAGPLQRLHTARVVLLGDDRILGRLAQAFHSLRKREARRVFLTPRLDLQFYHIPVVPGQPQPSAAAEHAGPEELCEVAGYLGRADPWYESNINTLCHMIPRLATMPSRALVTDLFLTDVIAYYARMGTQPVCFQVHSVKVLFQDPAQDPAEDVFLTELLTQVQDSPSHRELSTTKRKSTLDGPGMDLTVTYRRGTARALPGRCPCPQVVLSERQKELALSLRSTGLLMKAIPAEEAEGLGCLTVTITEIIRTSNLAGRSFSAVAHRFRTRSIKVRSPEQRPFTVRLDKDSRRTYRDVIGLEVSPCLEPSYCLQKTRTTKSSPQETEDVGLVKFLPKSLLLPINTFAGVIP encoded by the exons ATGccagcaggctgcaggtggagagGACAGCCCCAG AGCCTCCTCAGGCCGCGGAGCGGGGAGCAGCCCGGGCGGCCCGAGGGCTGCGCTGCCAGCCGCTGTCTGTGCCCTCCAGGGACCCTGTACCAAAGGATGGTCATCTCCGAGCAGAGCCTGCGCAGcgcccccctcccctgccaggacag CAGGATTTTCATCTTTGCTGACCCCGAGCTGCTGCCCGAAGCCATCTGCAAGGCGCTGGCCACCGACACGGAGGCAGCGCAGGTGTCCCAGAGCCCGCGGGGCTGCATGAGCTGCGTGGTCACCCACGCCCTGCAGGCGGCCCTGGGTGACACTTGCGACAGCCACGGCCTCAGGGCCCGCCTCCAG gccCTGCCCCCGGGGGACGTGGAGCACTGGTTCCAGCAGGTGGTGGCAGCCGTGGAGGGCAGCGAGGGGGGCTCGGACCGGGGCCAGCACACGGCGCGGCTGGAGAGGATCTACCACGGCCTCCTGGGCTCCTCGCCCGCAG GGAATGCTccccaggaagggctgcaggggacccctctgcccagccccaacaTCAGCTTCCACCGGTGGACAGAGGATGAGCAGCTCT ggaaggagctggtgcTGTTCCTGCGGCCGCTGTCGCAGAGCTGCGAGCCCGagtgcctggggcaggagctggagcccgTGGAGATGCCGGACATGCTCCCGGGCTGCGGCTGCTGCGGCCAGAGCCGCTTCTCGGTGCTGTCCACGGACAGCGGCATCGAGCGGGACCTGCCCGCGCCGGAGGAGCCGTGCGCGCCCTGCGCCGCCGAGCGCTCCCGGCTGCACAGGAAGGGCGGCATCAAGAAAAAGCCGTCCCCGCTGGACAGCGTGGCCTTCCTGCAGGCTGGCAGCGGAAAGCCCCCCGGGAAGCCCCCCgggagggcagggatgcccGCCGAGCCCGCGGGCCCGCTCCAGAGGCTGCACACCGCCCgcgtggtgctgctgggggacGATCGCATCCTGGGCCGCCTGGCACAAGCCTTCCACTCCCTCAG GAAGCGGGAGGCCCGCCGAGTGTTCCTGACGCCCAGGCTGGACCTGCAGTTCTACCACATCCCCGTGGTgccggggcagccccagccctcggctgctgct gagcacgCTGGCCCCGAGGAGCTGTGCGAGGTGGCCGGGTacctgggcagggctgaccCCTGGTACGAGAGCAACATCAACACCCTGTGCCACATGATCCCCAGGCTGGCCACCATG cccagcagggccctggtgACCGACCTGTTCCTCACCGACGTCATCGCCTACTACGCCCGCATGGGCACGCAGCCCGTCTGCTTCCAGGTGCACTCTGTCAAG GTCCTGTTCCAGGACCCAGCCCAGGACCCAGCTGAGGACGTGTTCCTGACGGAGCTgctgacccaggtgcaggacaGCCCCTCCCACAGAG agctgagcacgACCAAGAGGAAAAGCACCCTGGATGGGCCTGGCATGGATCTCACAGTGACCTACAGGAGG ggcactgccagggcactgccaggacgCTGCCCTTGCCCACAGGTTGTGCTCAGTGAGCGGCAGAAGGAGCTGGCCCTGTCCCTGCGCTCCACAGGCCTGCTGATGAAAGCCATCCCTGCTGAGGAGGCTGAAG GCCTGGGCTGCCTGACTGTGACCATCACTGAAATCATCAGGACCAGCAACTTGGCAGGACGCTCGTTCTCA GCTGTGGCACACAGGTTCAGAACTCGCAGCATCAAGGtcaggagcccagagcagagacCCTTCACAGTGCGGCTGGACAAGGACAGCAGGAGAACCTACAGGGACGTGATCGG CCTGGAGGTGTCTCCCTGCCTCGAGCCCAGCTACTGCCTGCAGAAGACGAGGACCACCAAATCCAGCCCTCAGGAAACAGAGGACGTGGGGCTGGTGAAATTCCTGCCCaagtctctgctgctgcccatcaACACTTTTGCAGGAGTCATCCCGTGA